Proteins encoded within one genomic window of Anopheles gambiae chromosome 3, idAnoGambNW_F1_1, whole genome shotgun sequence:
- the LOC133393398 gene encoding septin-interacting protein 1, with the protein MDDEEYERFEITDYDLANEFNPNRGRRRPTKNQQIYGVWADDDSENEGDEGSGGRRRGRMGGKQPKDYSAPIGFIAGGIQQSGKKPEKDRKPSDEDDDDEGDEANDARPRFGSKAVAANSSATSSESEDERRPPPQDMRSMAGFRTLGSGAPPKAQGGKHVGNWEQHTRGIGAKLLLQMGYQPGKGLGKDLQGISAPIEAHLRKGRGAIGAYGPEKKTVVADAKQKQKQDDTKALPAAGGKEEETRQWRKEGGKQSKSRYFFKSVEDVIEKGKKTATYAPFDKSSSKLAQVTVIDMTGPEKRVLSGYHALGQAKVADEELYELGGQAGGKPPPAKETIHFALPELLHNLNLMVEYCEQDIITIDKQKCEAKDREEQLLHEKQNLIRISELEKDYLHTLDGALELVRALVEPAGGSIELEECERIFVRLYADYPAECKEFGLSDLAAGVVAPLLANRLREWKPFSEPTRHLDIFKRWKSILASSRTDTVNSLLDPYSAVVWSGVVPSIRSAASEWNPRAHQPMIALLDAWAPLLPAWILDNVLEQIVLVKLTAAVIEWDPLTDTVPIHCWIHPWTELLGPKMEGNIYPAIREKLARALKGWHPEDRSARAMLTPWKGVFAEEDLQVFLAKNIIPKLELRLTELIVNPLQQDLEIFNQVWEWHELISPLQMATVLDKYFFPKWLQTLVIWLNQSPNFDQVSRWYQGWKAQFTDDVVRHPNIKECFRKALELMQRSIGLGGSGAGGPSSSPPVMESIPPPPKPPTVTMMDMQQLDTQPTLEFKELVSQKCAERGIIFAPMPGRRELGKQVYRVGKLFCYIDRSVCIVSPDGGVSWTPISLAALLERAVSG; encoded by the coding sequence ATGGACGACGAAGAGTACGAGCGGTTCGAAATCACCGACTACGATCTGGCGAACGAGTTCAACCCGAACCGGGGACGCCGCCGGCCGACCAAGAACCAGCAGATCTACGGCGTCTGGGCGGACGATGATTCGGAAAACGAGGGCGACGAGGGCAGCGGTGGCCGGCGCCGGGGACGGATGGGGGGCAAGCAACCGAAAGACTACTCCGCCCCGATCGGGTTCATTGCGGGCGGCATCCAGCAGTCGGGCAAAAAGCCGGAAAAGGACCGGAAACCGTCCGACgaagatgatgacgacgaGGGCGACGAGGCGAATGATGCACGGCCCCGCTTTGGTTCGAAAGCGGTCGCAGCGAACAGCAGTGCAACGTCCTCGGAATCGGAAGACGAAAGACGCCCCCCGCCGCAGGATATGCGCTCGATGGCCGGCTTTCGTACGCTTGGCAGTGGCGCACCACCGAAAGCACAGGGAGGCAAACACGTGGGCAACTGGGAGCAGCATACGCGTGGCATCGGGGCGAAGCTGCTACTACAGATGGGCTACCAGCCGGGCAAGGGGTTGGGCAAGGATCTGCAGGGCATTTCCGCACCGATCGAGGCGCACCTGCGCAAGGGCCGCGGTGCGATCGGGGCGTACGGGCCGGAGAAAAAGACCGTGGTGGCGGACGCGAAACAGAAGCAAAAGCAGGACGACACAAAGGCGCTGCCGGCTGCCGGTGGCAAGGAGGAGGAAACGCGCCAGTGGCGTAAGGAGGGTGGTAAGCAGAGCAAATCGCGCTACTTCTTCAAATCCGTCGAGGACGTGATCGAGAAGGGCAAAAAGACGGCCACGTACGCACCGTTCGACAAGAGCTCGTCGAAGCTGGCGCAGGTGACGGTGATCGATATGACGGGGCCGGAAAAGCGTGTACTCAGCGGATACCATGCCCTGGGGCAGGCGAAGGTGGCCGACGAGGAGCTGTACGAGTTGGGCGGGCAGGCGGGCGGTAAACCACCACCGGCCAAGGAAACGATCCACTTCGCCCTGCCCGAGCTGCTGCACAACCTCAACCTGATGGTGGAGTACTGCGAGCAGGACATAATCACGATCGACAAGCAAAAGTGTGAGGCGAAAGATCGCGAGGAACAGTTGCTGCACGAAAAGCAAAACCTCATCCGCATCAGCGAGCTGGAGAAGGACTACCTGCACACGCTGGACGGAGCGCTCGAGCTGGTGCGCGCGCTGGTCGAACCGGCCGGCGGCTCGATCGAGCTGGAAGAGTGTGAGCGCATCTTTGTGCGCCTGTACGCGGACTATCCGGCGGAGTGTAAGGAGTTTGGCCTGTCCGACCTGGCCGCGGGTGTCGTGGCCCCCCTTCTAGCGAACCGGCTACGCGAATGGAAACCGTTCAGCGAACCGACCCGTCATCTGGACATTTTCAAGCGCTGGAAATCGATCCTCGCCTCCTCGCGCACCGACACCGTCAACAGTCTGCTCGATCCCTACTCGGCCGTCGTGTGGAGCGGCGTCGTGCCCAGCATCCGGTCCGCTGCCAGTGAATGGAACCCGCGCGCACACCAGCCAATGATAGCGCTGCTCGATGCGTGGGCACCGCTGCTGCCCGCCTGGATACTGGACAACGTGCTCGAGCAGATCGTGCTGGTAAAGCTTACGGCGGCGGTGATCGAGTGGGACCCGCTCACCGACACCGTCCCGATACACTGCTGGATACACCCGTGGACCGAACTGCTCGGGCCGAAAATGGAAGGCAACATCTATCCGGCCATCCGGGAGAAGCTGGCCCGCGCCCTGAAGGGCTGGCATCCGGAGGATCGTTCCGCCCGCGCAATGCTTACCCCCTGGAAGGGTGTCTTCGCGGAGGAAGATCTGCAGGTGTTTCTGGCGAAAAACATCATCCCCAAGCTGGAGCTGCGGCTAACCGAGCTGATCGTCAATCCGCTGCAGCAGGATCTGGAAATCTTCAACCAGGTGTGGGAGTGGCACGAGCTCATCTCACCCCTCCAGATGGCCACCGTGCTCGATAAGTACTTCTTCCCCAAGTGGCTCCAAACGCTCGTGATTTGGCTGAACCAGTCGCCCAACTTCGACCAGGTGTCCCGCTGGTACCAGGGCTGGAAGGCTCAGTTCACGGACGACGTGGTGCGCCATCCGAACATAAAGGAGTGTTTCCGCAAAGCGCTCGAGCTGATGCAACGCTCCATCGGGCTGGGTGGATCGGGTGCGGGTGGACCGAGCTCTTCGCCGCCGGTGATGGAATCGATACCGCCGCCCCCGAAACCACCGACCGTGACGATGATGGACATGCAGCAGCTAGACACGCAGCCAACGCTCGAGTTTAAGGAGCTGGTGTCGCAGAAGTGTGCCGAAAGGGGGATCATCTTCGCGCCGATGCCGGGCAGGAGAGAGCTGGGCAAGCAGGTGTACCGCGTGGGCAAGCTGTTCTGCTACATCGATCGGTCCGTGTGCATCGTCAGTCCGGATGGGGGCGTTAGCTGGACGCCGATATCGTTGGCGGCACTGCTCGAGCGAGCGGTCAGTGGGTGA
- the LOC133393449 gene encoding uncharacterized protein LOC133393449, with product MEKMKATADKKLVVMISKLDLDLEMVKMALEESNLCNSAVQLSRTRNSKAPKKTFGNITVMSVAVDENVSGSNKLTEHTVTAEIVELLKSVRRQKRQEQQHTIVMKFKGNRQFFSSVSCSKCTVEKECSAIPTFLSLVQHHQQLQNVPPPAENDPNNSVTIGHTSKKRLVNRELRVLLQRLDLNKQFLAVPGATADPPSPPVLKKVQKQPGLITPEQVERARQLSMVQLIRDFPGDSVDEFLRFCTERMAGADGDVCDSIPLLTIEQADTDLWHELRIGRITASRMHEASRCTMLNGSLKNKVMGVSSGFSMAMKRGTDLEGHVLAELRKQYPGLRDTGLILDPACPWMGASPDGICDEFVLEIKCPYTERTHECYVDVAKLSPKYFAQIQLQMHVTHRPKALLAVAALDFETTRRITQIWIDYDRAYVEEVMEHAYEFWCKAIFKALLKKRSSKK from the exons atGGAGAAAATGAAGGCAACCGCCGATAAGAAGCTGGTGGTGATGATATCCAAACTGGACCTGGACCTGGAGATGGTGAAAATGGCTCTGGAGGAGAGCAATCTGTGCAACAGTGCGGTCCAGCTGAGCCGTACACGAAA CTCCAAAGCACCTAAAAAAACCTTCGGAAACATCACCGTGATGAGTGTAGCGGTTGACGAAAATGTGTCTGGAAGTAACAAATTGACGGAACACACAGTCACGGCGGAAATAGTGGAGCTGTTGAAGTCGGTACGGCGCCAGAAGCGACAGGAACAGCAGCACACAATTGTGATGAAATTTAAGGGCAATCGGCAGTTTTTTAGCTCCGTCAGCTGTAGCAAATGCACAGTTGAGA AGGAGTGTAGCGCCATTCCGACCTTCCTGTCCCTGGtacagcaccatcagcagctgcAGAATGTACCACCGCCGGcggaaaacgatccaaacaaCAGCGTAACCATAGGCCACACGTCCAAGAAGCGCCTGGTCAACCGGGAGTTGCGCGTGCTGTTGCAACGACTCGACCTTAACAAACAATTCCTGGCGGTACCGGGAGCTACTGCTGACCCACCTTCACCGCCCGTACTGAAAAAGGTCCAGAAGCAGCCCGGTCTCATCACACCGGAACAGGTGGAAAGGGCACGCCAGCTGTCCATGGTACAGCTGATCCGCGACTTCCCAGGCGACAGTGTGGACGAGTTTCTGCGCTTCTGCACCGAACGTATGGCCGGCGCCGATGGCGATGTGTGCGACTCCATCCCACTGCTCACGATCGAGCAAGCCGACACGGACCTGTGGCACGAGCTGCGCATCGGTCGCATTACCGCGTCCCGCATGCACGAAGCATCCCGCTGCACCATGCTGAATGGTTCGCTGAAGAACAAAGTTATGGGCGTGTCGTCCGGCTTTTCCATGGCCATGAAGCGGGGCACCGATCTCGAGGGCCACGTGCTGGCCGAACTGCGTAAACAGTATCCGGGGTTGCGCGATACGGGCCTGATACTGGACCCGGCCTGCCCGTGGATGGGCGCCTCGCCCGACGGTATCTGCGATGAGTTTGTGCTCGAGATCAAGTGCCCGTACACCGAGCGAACTCACGAGTGCTACGTGGACGTGGCGAAGCTGTCCCCGAAGTACTTTGCGCAGATACAGCTGCAGATGCACGTTACGCATCGGCCGAAGGCGCTGCTGGCGGTGGCAGCGCTGGATTTTGAAACGACGAGGCGTATTACGCAGATTTGGATCGATTACGACCGGGCGTACGTGGAGGAGGTGATGGAGCATGCGTACGAGTTTTGGTGTAAGGCTATCTTTAAGGCGCTGCTTAAAAAGCGAAGCAGCAAAAAGTGA